One window of Papaver somniferum cultivar HN1 chromosome 9, ASM357369v1, whole genome shotgun sequence genomic DNA carries:
- the LOC113312145 gene encoding F-box protein At3g07870-like — protein sequence MEDDMKGGLFFSIGDDLASSTQLYYRDIDDEEGKNSTRFSLDTLTKIDHPPVNINDHLSSPSMVGSCNGLVCIYDTRNRICDPIYICNPISGEYVNLPRLGEKPYQTLDHTVSGFGYHQSTHEYKVVRIFYHYEEQGVQVDVQVYTLGDNRGWRNKQVTTRYSLGSSPGIFVYEALHWKDASKKQVVAFDLGLRNSKLSQDPLVCQPVGVSRC from the coding sequence ATGGAAGATGATATGAAAGGTGGTCTCTTTTTCTCCATAGGAGACGATTTGGCCAGTTCAACGCAACTCTACTACCGTGACATCGACGACGAAGAAGGCAAAAACAGCACTCGCTTCTCTCTAGACACACTTACAAAGATTGACCATCCTCCCGTTAATATTAATGATCACTTGTCCTCACCATCCATGGTTGGTTCATGCAACGGTTTGGTCTGTATCTATGACACCCGCAATCGTATCTGTGATCCAATATACATCTGCAATCCCATCTCTGGAGAATATGTCAATCTTCCCCGACTAGGCGAAAAGCCATATCAAACCTTAGATCATACGGTAAGTGGGTTTGGTTACCACCAATCCACccatgagtacaaggttgttagaaTCTTCTACCACTACGAGGAACAAGGAGTACAAGTCGACGTCCAAGTATACACTCTTGGTGACAACAGAGGATGGAGAAACAAACAAGTAACCACACGGTACTCGTTGGGGTCTTCTCCTGGTATATTTGTCTATGAAGCACTTCATTGGAAAGACGCCTCAAAGAAACAAGTTGTGGCGTTTGATTTGGGACTGAGGAATTCAAAACTCTCCCAAGACCCCCTTGTGTGTCAACCAGTTGGGGTATCCAGGTGCTAG